A region from the Paenibacillus humicola genome encodes:
- a CDS encoding glycoside hydrolase family 3 N-terminal domain-containing protein — MEAYWNSNLTAEERTEDLLGRMTLKEKVGQVNQRMYGWHAYRRTPDGIELTEAFKREVAFGDGMGALYGLFRADPWSAVTYGNGIPAADSAKAANRIQRYVREHTRLGIPVLLSEECPHGHQALDGTLIPTNIGIGSTWNPELMERVYSFVAAEIRARGAHIGLISTLDVLRDPRWGRSEECYSEDPYLAARLTEAAVRGLQGHTPEELRRPDKIAALLKHFCAQGAAEGGRNAAPAAIGERALREIHLPGMLAGVRAGARGCMAAYNEIDGIPCHANKRLLTGILREEWGFDGVVMADGQAVDRLVQMTGDHESAAALALSAGIDLSLWDKAFTTLEAAVKAGKADEAQLDRAVRRILRLKFELGLFDKPYTDESAAPHAVGSEAFRLHNLQAARESVVLLKNEDRQLPLGPRYRKIAVIGPNADSIYNQLGDYTSTQPPGKGVTVLEGVRRAAPPGTEVVYAAGSGIRSGTPEMIQEALSVAADADVIVLVLGGSSARNFDIRFDTNGAAIIGEGSPGEMDCGEGVDLADLRIGEPQRLLAQAISAAGIPVVGVAIQGRPHALTDIEPLCGALLCAWYPGQEGGLAIGDVLFGKTNPSGKLPVSLPRSSGQLPVYYNSKDAGRPGYIDQTREPLYPFGHGLSYTSFEFDGLRLEPAAISLQELESGRRVAVSVNVRNTGDTAGAEVVQLYIKDLEASVTRPAAELKGFRKTMLEPGETKTIVLELGWEQLALWNRDMVFTPEPGRVQLTVGGSLAGACTAELILTGNQ; from the coding sequence TTGGAAGCTTATTGGAATTCTAATTTGACGGCCGAGGAACGAACCGAGGATCTGCTTGGCCGGATGACGCTGAAGGAGAAGGTAGGACAAGTCAACCAGCGCATGTACGGCTGGCACGCATACCGGCGGACGCCGGACGGGATCGAGCTGACGGAGGCGTTCAAGCGCGAGGTCGCCTTCGGTGACGGGATGGGCGCGCTTTACGGCCTGTTCCGGGCCGATCCCTGGTCGGCGGTGACGTACGGCAACGGCATCCCTGCGGCGGACAGCGCGAAAGCGGCCAATAGGATTCAGCGGTACGTGCGCGAGCATACGCGTCTCGGCATTCCGGTTCTGCTTTCGGAGGAATGCCCGCACGGCCATCAGGCGCTGGACGGGACGTTAATTCCGACGAACATCGGCATCGGCTCGACCTGGAATCCGGAGCTGATGGAGCGGGTATACAGCTTCGTTGCCGCCGAGATTCGGGCGCGCGGGGCGCATATCGGGCTGATTTCGACCCTTGACGTGCTGCGCGACCCCAGATGGGGAAGGTCGGAGGAGTGCTACAGCGAGGACCCGTATCTCGCCGCCAGGCTGACCGAAGCCGCCGTGCGCGGTTTGCAGGGGCATACGCCGGAAGAGCTGCGGCGTCCGGACAAAATCGCGGCGCTGCTCAAGCATTTCTGCGCGCAGGGAGCTGCGGAGGGCGGGCGCAATGCGGCCCCGGCCGCGATCGGGGAACGGGCGCTGCGCGAAATCCATCTGCCGGGCATGCTGGCCGGCGTTCGTGCGGGCGCTCGGGGCTGCATGGCGGCGTATAACGAGATCGACGGTATTCCGTGCCATGCGAACAAGCGGCTGTTAACCGGCATTCTGCGGGAGGAATGGGGGTTCGACGGCGTAGTGATGGCGGACGGGCAGGCGGTCGACCGCCTGGTACAGATGACGGGCGACCATGAATCTGCGGCCGCTTTGGCCCTGTCGGCAGGCATCGATCTGAGCCTGTGGGACAAAGCTTTTACGACGCTGGAAGCGGCGGTAAAAGCCGGCAAGGCGGACGAAGCGCAGCTCGACCGTGCCGTCCGCCGCATCCTGCGCCTGAAGTTCGAGCTCGGGCTGTTCGACAAGCCGTACACGGACGAATCCGCAGCTCCGCATGCGGTGGGGAGCGAAGCGTTCCGCCTTCATAATTTGCAGGCGGCGCGGGAGTCCGTCGTCCTGCTCAAAAACGAAGACCGCCAGCTTCCGCTGGGCCCGCGCTATCGCAAAATCGCGGTCATCGGCCCCAATGCGGACAGTATCTATAACCAGCTCGGCGATTATACGTCGACGCAGCCGCCCGGCAAAGGCGTCACCGTACTGGAAGGCGTGCGCAGAGCGGCCCCTCCGGGCACGGAGGTCGTGTATGCCGCAGGAAGCGGCATCCGGAGCGGAACGCCGGAGATGATTCAGGAAGCGCTGTCCGTGGCGGCGGACGCGGACGTCATTGTCCTCGTCCTGGGAGGCAGCAGCGCTCGCAACTTCGATATCCGCTTCGATACGAACGGCGCGGCCATCATCGGCGAAGGCTCGCCGGGCGAGATGGATTGCGGCGAAGGCGTCGATTTGGCGGACCTTAGGATCGGCGAGCCCCAGCGGCTGCTTGCGCAGGCGATATCTGCGGCGGGCATTCCGGTCGTAGGCGTGGCGATTCAAGGGCGGCCGCATGCGTTGACGGATATCGAGCCGCTTTGCGGCGCGCTGCTGTGCGCCTGGTATCCCGGACAGGAAGGCGGTCTCGCGATCGGAGACGTGCTGTTCGGGAAAACCAACCCGAGCGGCAAGCTGCCGGTTTCGCTGCCCAGATCGTCCGGACAGCTGCCGGTCTATTACAATTCCAAGGATGCCGGCAGACCGGGCTATATCGACCAGACGAGAGAGCCGCTGTATCCGTTCGGTCACGGGCTCAGCTATACGTCGTTCGAATTTGACGGACTGAGGCTGGAACCCGCTGCCATTTCCTTGCAAGAGCTCGAAAGCGGACGGCGCGTCGCGGTATCGGTGAACGTGCGCAACACCGGCGATACGGCGGGGGCGGAGGTCGTGCAGCTCTACATCAAGGATTTGGAGGCAAGCGTAACCCGACCCGCCGCCGAGCTGAAAGGCTTTCGCAAGACGATGCTGGAGCCCGGCGAGACGAAGACGATTGTCCTCGAGCTCGGCTGGGAACAACTGGCCTTGTGGAACCGGGACATGGTTTTTACCCCGGAGCCCGGACGCGTGCAGCTCACGGTAGGCGGCAGTCTGGCCGGAGCCTGCACTGCAGAGCTGATCTTGACGGGGAATCAATAA
- a CDS encoding phosphatidylinositol-specific phospholipase C/glycerophosphodiester phosphodiesterase family protein — translation MKKRLPTFQTPKMVPNRPVIPLGLLFLTLLASPLVLVRSPSLSGHSLATPGERVAAELPPAIESAPYDWVRRYPLIAHALGGIGGHNGTNSLEGLEHAYNSGHRVFETDIIPASDGQLVLRHDWGGGTYKVLGQRPPNGGHEPLTPAQFKALKIWGKYTPMTFKDLAAFLSDHPDALVVTDTKEPDPVKAADIFREIVEEAREVNPQVLRQLIPQLYKPDNYEAVNGVFPFRQYIYTLYMNEDSTRQVVDFASGKGIRVVVMDEEHYSPELVGALKAKGIDSYINTLNDVNTIQAYRKAGVKGVMTDFVEPGDLTGKPKTAAPGASSQAAAADSSKR, via the coding sequence ATGAAAAAACGACTACCGACATTTCAGACGCCCAAAATGGTTCCGAACCGGCCGGTCATCCCGCTCGGTCTTCTGTTCCTGACGCTGCTTGCGTCTCCGCTCGTGCTGGTCCGGTCTCCTTCTCTATCCGGCCATAGCTTGGCGACGCCCGGCGAGCGGGTCGCCGCCGAGCTGCCGCCGGCGATCGAGAGCGCACCCTACGACTGGGTGCGCCGGTATCCGCTGATCGCCCATGCGCTGGGCGGAATCGGCGGCCATAACGGCACGAACAGCCTGGAAGGGCTGGAGCATGCGTACAACAGCGGGCACCGCGTTTTTGAAACGGATATTATCCCCGCCTCCGACGGACAGCTGGTGCTGCGGCACGACTGGGGCGGCGGCACGTACAAGGTGCTGGGACAGCGGCCGCCGAACGGCGGGCACGAACCGCTGACGCCAGCCCAGTTTAAAGCGCTGAAAATATGGGGGAAATACACCCCGATGACGTTCAAGGATTTGGCGGCATTCCTGTCCGATCATCCGGATGCGCTGGTCGTGACCGATACGAAGGAGCCCGATCCCGTCAAGGCCGCGGACATCTTCCGCGAAATCGTCGAAGAGGCGCGCGAGGTGAACCCGCAGGTGCTCCGCCAGCTCATCCCGCAGCTCTACAAGCCCGACAATTACGAAGCGGTCAACGGCGTTTTTCCGTTCCGGCAGTACATCTATACGCTCTACATGAACGAGGATTCCACTCGGCAGGTCGTCGATTTTGCAAGCGGGAAGGGGATCCGCGTCGTCGTCATGGATGAGGAGCATTATTCGCCGGAGCTGGTCGGAGCGCTTAAAGCGAAGGGGATCGATTCGTATATCAATACGCTTAACGATGTGAATACCATACAAGCGTACAGAAAGGCCGGCGTGAAGGGCGTCATGACGGATTTCGTCGAGCCGGGCGACTTGACGGGCAAACCGAAGACTGCCGCGCCCGGCGCATCTTCACAGGCGGCGGCGGCCGATTCGTCCAAACGGTGA
- a CDS encoding sugar phosphate isomerase/epimerase family protein: protein MSYDKYRDRLDHILSVARSAGGAGIEPEVCMLGSRSRDPEALRDALDREGLKLGALCLSLGWRLGKETDEEHAEADRVINYLRQFPGTVLTLVQHAGPDRSGLAERQANALANFNAVGRRAFEQGIVCAVHPNSPAGSIFRTRDDYGVLLEGLDPRYCGYAPDTGHIAKGGMDAGEIIRAYRPLIRHVHYKDMDKDGSWTALGQGCIDHKAITRYLRDTDYDGWIMVEEESAAAEADPDRVTAANGEYVTRALKPIIA from the coding sequence ATGTCCTACGACAAGTACCGGGACCGGCTGGACCATATCCTAAGTGTGGCGCGCAGCGCCGGAGGAGCCGGTATCGAACCGGAAGTGTGCATGCTCGGCAGCCGCAGCCGCGATCCGGAGGCACTGCGTGACGCGCTGGACCGCGAAGGCCTGAAGCTGGGTGCGCTCTGCCTGTCGCTCGGCTGGCGGCTGGGAAAGGAGACGGACGAGGAACATGCCGAGGCGGACCGCGTCATCAACTATTTGCGGCAATTCCCCGGCACGGTGCTGACGCTCGTGCAGCATGCGGGCCCGGACCGAAGCGGACTGGCCGAGCGGCAGGCGAACGCGCTCGCGAATTTTAACGCCGTCGGACGCCGAGCGTTCGAACAGGGGATCGTCTGCGCGGTTCATCCAAATTCGCCGGCCGGCTCGATTTTCCGGACCCGGGACGATTACGGCGTCCTGCTGGAAGGACTCGATCCCCGTTACTGCGGCTACGCGCCGGATACGGGGCATATTGCCAAAGGCGGAATGGACGCTGGGGAAATCATCCGCGCCTATCGTCCTCTCATCCGGCATGTCCATTACAAAGATATGGACAAAGACGGGAGTTGGACGGCGCTCGGACAGGGATGCATCGACCATAAAGCCATTACGCGCTATTTACGCGATACGGACTACGACGGGTGGATTATGGTCGAAGAGGAATCCGCCGCCGCCGAAGCGGACCCGGACCGGGTTACAGCCGCCAACGGGGAATACGTGACCCGTGCGCTAAAGCCGATTATCGCCTAG
- a CDS encoding AraC family transcriptional regulator produces MEIKLQKELQSIIALTEKISRSEGRSQTVIPFLSIYRISHRTRPLPIVLTPALCMVLQGTKYLHIGQNTVHYQAGSYIASLVDIPVSAQIVDVTKKLPYIGLRIHFTAKEIVSVLLETEIDVKPKANDGAFIGSADADLLDMLTRLLKLTGKPKTAGYLSELIKREIIYYLLSGECGHHFVQQALIYQKIDHIGSIIAWIKENYYRSFTVEELAKTNNMSVSALHRKFKAITSMGPLQYQKRLRLQEARRLMLSGSVNVSSAAMEVGYDSPSQFSREYRRLFGLAPLQDMKAVREKSAADEDENG; encoded by the coding sequence TTGGAAATTAAGCTTCAGAAGGAACTGCAAAGCATAATTGCGTTAACGGAGAAAATAAGCCGCTCCGAGGGAAGAAGCCAAACCGTTATCCCCTTTCTTTCCATTTACCGGATCAGTCACCGCACCCGTCCCCTCCCGATTGTGCTGACGCCTGCATTATGTATGGTTCTTCAGGGAACAAAATATCTTCACATCGGCCAAAATACCGTTCATTATCAAGCGGGCAGCTACATCGCATCCTTGGTCGATATACCTGTATCCGCACAAATCGTTGATGTTACGAAGAAGCTGCCTTACATCGGATTGCGTATCCATTTTACGGCAAAGGAAATCGTCTCGGTGCTGCTGGAAACGGAAATCGACGTGAAACCGAAAGCGAACGACGGCGCCTTTATCGGGAGTGCCGATGCCGACCTTTTGGATATGCTGACCCGGCTGCTGAAGCTGACCGGCAAACCCAAAACGGCAGGCTATCTTTCCGAACTTATCAAGCGCGAAATCATTTATTATTTATTGTCTGGCGAATGCGGGCACCATTTTGTTCAGCAGGCGCTCATCTACCAAAAAATAGATCATATTGGCAGTATTATTGCATGGATCAAAGAAAATTATTACCGCTCTTTTACGGTCGAGGAGCTGGCAAAAACGAACAATATGAGCGTCTCGGCGCTGCATCGCAAGTTCAAAGCGATTACGTCAATGGGGCCGCTGCAGTATCAGAAACGGCTTCGCCTGCAGGAAGCAAGACGCCTTATGCTGAGCGGTTCCGTTAATGTTTCGTCTGCCGCCATGGAGGTCGGCTATGACAGCCCTTCGCAATTCAGCCGGGAATACCGGAGACTGTTTGGCCTCGCGCCGCTGCAAGATATGAAAGCGGTGCGGGAAAAATCGGCGGCAGACGAAGACGAGAACGGCTAG
- a CDS encoding mercuric reductase — MSKPEHVQTLILGSGQGGKLLAWHLAKSGRSVAVVERKWVGGSCPAVACLPSKNEIWSARIAYLTRNAARFGTMIAGSVTTDMEKVRQRKQEMIDREIAFHVNAYKESGAELIMGSGRFTAPKTIEVRLNDGGTRMLTGDQVIVNVGSHAAVPDIPGLEAAGSLTHIEALELDYLPEHLIVLGGGYIGLEMAQAYRRFGSRVTIIEPGAQLMSREDPDAAAEIHRILSGEGIQILLGAKPVHVQGKSGEKVSVTVSTDSGERTIEGTDLLVAAGRVPNTAGIGLEQAGIDLNERGFIRVNERLETTAPDVWAIGECAGSPMFTHVSVDDFRIVRDNLAGGNRSTRDRLVPYCMFTDPPLARVGLSEREANRQGVKVRVSKLPMSSVLRSEATDETQGFMKVLVSESDDRILGFTMIGSEGGEIMAAVQTAMLAELPYPKLRDAVIAHLTYAEGIGPLLANVPSRSAT, encoded by the coding sequence ATGTCGAAACCCGAGCATGTTCAAACGTTGATCCTCGGCAGCGGCCAAGGCGGCAAGCTGCTGGCCTGGCATTTGGCGAAATCGGGAAGGAGCGTGGCCGTCGTCGAGCGGAAATGGGTCGGCGGCTCTTGCCCGGCCGTCGCCTGCCTGCCCAGCAAGAACGAAATTTGGAGCGCAAGAATCGCATATTTGACGCGGAACGCCGCTCGATTCGGGACCATGATCGCCGGCTCCGTCACGACCGATATGGAGAAGGTACGCCAGCGCAAGCAGGAGATGATCGATCGCGAAATCGCTTTTCACGTCAATGCTTACAAAGAAAGCGGCGCGGAGCTCATCATGGGAAGCGGCCGATTTACGGCACCGAAAACGATCGAAGTGCGCCTGAACGACGGCGGAACGCGCATGCTGACGGGCGATCAGGTTATCGTCAATGTCGGTTCGCATGCGGCGGTTCCGGATATTCCCGGACTTGAGGCCGCCGGATCGCTCACGCACATCGAAGCGCTGGAGCTCGACTACTTGCCGGAACATTTGATCGTGCTCGGGGGCGGTTATATCGGCCTCGAAATGGCCCAGGCCTATCGCCGTTTCGGCAGCCGGGTAACGATCATCGAGCCCGGAGCGCAGCTGATGAGCCGGGAAGATCCCGATGCGGCGGCGGAAATCCACCGGATACTGAGCGGTGAAGGGATTCAAATTCTGCTTGGAGCCAAACCGGTTCATGTACAAGGTAAATCCGGCGAGAAAGTCAGCGTCACCGTAAGCACGGATTCCGGCGAACGGACAATCGAAGGCACCGACCTTCTCGTTGCCGCGGGCCGAGTCCCCAATACCGCCGGTATCGGGCTTGAGCAGGCTGGCATTGACCTTAACGAACGGGGCTTCATCCGCGTTAACGAGCGGCTCGAGACGACTGCTCCGGATGTCTGGGCGATCGGGGAATGCGCCGGCAGCCCGATGTTTACCCATGTCTCCGTCGACGATTTCCGAATCGTCAGGGACAACCTTGCGGGCGGGAACCGCAGCACTCGCGACCGGCTGGTACCGTACTGCATGTTCACCGACCCGCCGCTTGCCCGCGTGGGACTAAGCGAACGCGAAGCCAATCGCCAAGGCGTCAAAGTGCGCGTCTCGAAACTGCCGATGAGCAGTGTGCTGCGTTCAGAGGCTACGGACGAAACGCAGGGCTTTATGAAGGTTCTGGTCAGCGAGAGCGACGACCGGATTCTCGGCTTCACGATGATCGGTTCCGAAGGCGGAGAAATCATGGCCGCCGTCCAAACGGCGATGCTGGCGGAGCTCCCGTATCCGAAGCTTCGCGATGCGGTAATTGCGCATCTGACATACGCCGAAGGAATCGGCCCTCTTCTGGCGAACGTCCCGTCCCGGTCCGCAACATAG
- a CDS encoding sensor histidine kinase: MRKSVFVKLLLGFLLVAAPMYGICLGVTWYGSKSVLESTSQTIRQELYFFTNYYEEELSNVNQMLVSLSMDSDLKEYALQRNQEFAYPIVISFEELMSKLKVLYFSSGYIDDVFMMLPKAGEIVSVLNGYNEMDDKYKTIYRDMAASPGNRLLYGNDVVYFSSSDNDFVLGVELSQDKIMASLKQHQGNEALHIFLKDNQKNALMAEELLTAEEKRTIALIDEPGADRPAAGTALIERHSYVIQETPSEDGLFTIGFYAKEKDLLGRFYLLRKLFWILAALSLIIIFAFSIVINKQIQVPVRLLVKSMKEVEKGNYNSRLKLDKDDEFGYMYKQFNRMAEQLQNLIREVLEKKIQFQQAQLKHLQSQINPHFLYNCFYNGYRMAKSGETENVAGLCKYLGDYFRFVTYYADRDAALADEIKYTRIYLEIQKIRFGDKLHFDIACDVDVAAYPVPGLILQPLVENAIIHGLERKEDPTRILIRIFRVNGGIRTVVEDDGPGFEPGKLAELLRALDNPDMEADHFGLWNINWRLRYRYGEDCRLSIRNGPGFGASVSFGIPDRPPNGR; encoded by the coding sequence ATGAGAAAAAGCGTGTTCGTCAAGCTCCTGCTCGGTTTTCTGCTTGTGGCCGCGCCGATGTACGGCATTTGCCTGGGCGTGACCTGGTACGGGTCCAAAAGCGTCCTCGAGTCCACGAGCCAAACCATCCGGCAGGAGCTCTATTTTTTTACCAACTACTACGAAGAGGAACTTTCCAACGTCAATCAGATGCTCGTGTCGCTCAGCATGGATTCGGACTTGAAGGAATACGCGCTCCAGCGCAATCAGGAATTCGCTTATCCGATCGTCATCTCCTTCGAGGAGCTGATGAGCAAATTGAAAGTGCTCTATTTTTCCAGCGGCTATATCGACGATGTGTTCATGATGCTGCCCAAAGCCGGCGAAATCGTCTCGGTGCTGAATGGCTATAACGAGATGGACGACAAGTATAAAACGATTTACCGGGATATGGCGGCAAGTCCCGGCAACCGGCTGCTGTACGGGAACGATGTTGTCTATTTCAGCAGCAGCGATAACGATTTCGTATTGGGCGTCGAGCTGTCGCAGGATAAAATTATGGCTTCGCTCAAGCAGCATCAGGGGAACGAAGCGCTTCATATTTTTTTGAAGGACAACCAGAAAAACGCGCTCATGGCGGAGGAGCTGCTGACAGCCGAGGAGAAAAGGACGATCGCCCTCATCGACGAGCCGGGGGCGGACCGGCCGGCCGCCGGCACCGCGCTGATCGAGCGCCATTCCTATGTGATCCAGGAAACGCCCTCCGAGGACGGCTTGTTCACCATCGGCTTCTATGCGAAGGAGAAGGATCTGCTGGGCCGCTTTTACCTGCTCCGCAAGCTGTTTTGGATATTGGCGGCTTTGTCGCTGATCATTATTTTCGCTTTCTCGATCGTCATCAACAAGCAGATTCAGGTGCCTGTCCGGCTGCTCGTCAAGTCGATGAAGGAAGTGGAGAAAGGCAATTACAACAGCCGGCTGAAGCTCGACAAAGACGATGAATTCGGCTATATGTACAAGCAGTTCAACCGGATGGCGGAGCAGCTGCAAAACCTGATCCGCGAGGTGCTGGAGAAGAAGATCCAGTTCCAGCAGGCTCAGCTGAAGCATCTGCAGTCGCAGATCAACCCGCATTTTCTGTATAACTGTTTTTACAACGGCTACCGCATGGCCAAGTCCGGCGAGACGGAAAATGTGGCGGGCTTGTGCAAATATCTGGGCGATTATTTCCGGTTTGTGACCTACTATGCGGACCGGGACGCGGCGCTGGCCGACGAAATCAAGTATACGCGGATTTATTTGGAGATCCAGAAGATCCGCTTCGGCGACAAGCTTCACTTCGACATTGCGTGCGATGTAGACGTCGCTGCCTATCCGGTTCCCGGGTTGATTTTGCAGCCGCTTGTCGAAAATGCGATCATCCACGGCCTGGAGCGGAAGGAAGATCCTACCCGTATCTTGATCCGGATTTTCCGGGTGAACGGGGGAATCCGTACGGTCGTGGAAGACGACGGTCCCGGCTTTGAGCCGGGGAAGCTGGCGGAGCTGCTGCGGGCGCTGGACAACCCGGACATGGAGGCGGATCATTTCGGCCTGTGGAACATCAATTGGCGGCTTCGCTACCGGTATGGCGAGGACTGCCGGCTTTCGATCCGGAACGGCCCGGGCTTCGGGGCCAGCGTATCCTTCGGTATTCCGGATCGGCCGCCGAACGGGAGGTGA
- a CDS encoding response regulator — translation MYNLLIVDDEAYIVEGLADLFAASDLPLGHVATAGSAKSALELCAKMPIDIVVTDIRMPGMTGLDLLDNLYKLWKRVKVIFLTGYADFDYAKRALQSRAFDYLLKPVEDEDLLICVRKAIALVEEELEQALALELLKGMAREEIGGAQTAFFNELLNHGAPAEPQELGRLLAGFNLPFCPDGLVDTVMLRIDDWDARFKEEDLALIHFAAGNLFAEMVGGDAGIASFRSGDAYTAFVIASGEAGPGAEKQSSEVKSLQWEKTLREAQNTILRVLGAHVSFALSERLAWSQWPAGFHYLAARMQQMPSPETVFTVRASPESWWTPADQDRDGERMPDVTFRNGERIADVASAGADPMHAPPAGENNVVSRVQAYITDHLNHDLSLDSLARKFYLNPSYLSRIFHRQTGEPLSRYIERSKMECAKKRLADPKLKVYEVAELAGYRNPNYFAKVFRKMYGISPQQYRMSFDFGAPDRD, via the coding sequence ATGTATAACCTGCTCATTGTGGACGACGAAGCGTATATTGTCGAAGGTCTGGCGGACTTGTTCGCCGCAAGCGATCTGCCGCTCGGCCATGTGGCGACCGCCGGCTCGGCCAAATCGGCGCTGGAGCTGTGCGCCAAAATGCCGATCGATATCGTGGTGACCGATATCCGGATGCCGGGCATGACCGGTCTCGATTTGCTGGATAACCTGTACAAGCTGTGGAAGCGGGTGAAAGTCATTTTCCTGACCGGCTACGCGGATTTCGACTATGCCAAACGCGCTTTGCAGAGCCGGGCCTTCGATTATTTGCTGAAGCCGGTGGAGGACGAGGATTTGCTCATCTGCGTGCGCAAAGCGATTGCGCTGGTGGAGGAGGAGCTGGAGCAGGCGCTGGCGCTGGAGCTGTTGAAGGGCATGGCGCGGGAGGAAATCGGCGGCGCGCAAACCGCCTTTTTCAATGAGCTGCTGAACCATGGCGCTCCCGCTGAGCCGCAGGAGCTGGGACGGCTGTTGGCCGGGTTCAACCTGCCCTTTTGTCCGGATGGGCTTGTCGATACGGTGATGCTGCGCATTGACGATTGGGACGCGAGATTCAAGGAGGAAGACCTGGCGCTAATCCATTTTGCGGCTGGCAACCTGTTCGCGGAAATGGTCGGCGGAGATGCGGGCATCGCTTCGTTCCGCAGCGGAGACGCTTATACGGCGTTTGTGATTGCAAGCGGAGAAGCAGGCCCCGGCGCGGAGAAGCAATCAAGCGAGGTCAAATCGCTGCAATGGGAGAAAACGCTGCGCGAAGCCCAAAATACGATTCTCCGCGTGCTCGGCGCCCATGTATCGTTCGCGCTGTCGGAGCGTCTGGCCTGGAGCCAGTGGCCGGCGGGCTTCCACTATTTGGCCGCTCGGATGCAGCAAATGCCGAGCCCCGAAACGGTTTTTACGGTCCGCGCCAGCCCGGAGTCGTGGTGGACCCCGGCCGATCAAGACCGGGACGGCGAACGAATGCCGGACGTTACCTTCCGGAACGGCGAACGAATCGCAGACGTAGCGTCTGCAGGCGCAGATCCGATGCACGCACCGCCTGCCGGCGAGAATAACGTCGTCTCCCGGGTTCAGGCTTATATCACCGATCATCTCAATCATGATCTGTCCCTGGATTCGCTTGCCCGCAAGTTTTATCTGAATCCTTCGTATTTGTCGCGTATTTTCCATCGACAGACAGGCGAGCCGCTCAGCCGGTATATCGAGCGAAGCAAGATGGAATGCGCGAAAAAACGGCTTGCCGATCCGAAGCTGAAGGTCTACGAGGTGGCGGAGCTGGCGGGCTACCGCAATCCGAATTATTTTGCCAAAGTATTCCGCAAAATGTACGGGATTTCTCCGCAGCAGTACCGGATGTCCTTCGATTTCGGTGCTCCGGACCGGGATTAA